aattgattatagctctaaataaatattgaagtttttttaaagaatccatataactttatttgtacgcccgtatactacgtttattgaatcaaatccgtataaaatacggacattccgtataggttgacatgtatgagcgtAGCACTCATCAGGTTAGTTTTCTCTTATTAAGCTTGCTTTTGCtcacactgttagaaatagggatacagtaggactccatttctgtcccccaaggtacaatttaCACTAATGCACCCCTTACGGCTCATTAttagacttcaaggtaactacgtgtacctttttagggccaaaaaggtacatagatgttcccaagcagtatgtaAAGGGtaaaaataagtaccttagagggtactgccccagtgacaatccATAAAGGTACAATAacttaaaggtacaataatgtattttattttctgaAAATGCACCAGTTAGCTTGCTTTGCCAGGTTATCTTTCACTTGCTAGTTAAGGTTCGTTTATTAGAttggtttttttttccactgggGTAACACACACCAAGTTAGTGTTCTCTAAAGCGTTTGCTTTTGCTTGCTAATTTGCTTTTACTTGTTAGGCTAGCTTTTTATCATGAGGCTAGCTCTTCTTCTAAGTAGCGCTCACCAGGTCTCTCAATAGGTTTGATTTTTCTTGCTAGTTCACGTTCAGTTTCTAGATTAGCTATTTTCACTGGGGTCGTACTCACCAGTTTAGTTTTCTATCACAAAGCTTGCTTTCATTTGCTCGTTTGCTTTCTCTCACTAGTCTTCTTTTACTTGctaggtttgtttttgtttgccaGTTTGTTTCCCACTTATTATTTAATGTTCACTTAGTAGGTTAGCTAAACTCTGTGATTAGCTTTTACTTGCTCAGTAGATTACCTTTTTTGCACACTCAGTTAGCATTCACATGCCAGAATGTGAACGCAGAGGATCAATAAAAGCTTGTTGATTGGTGAGGGGAAAGCACACACAAGAGTTTCTTTACCCAGGAATAGCCTCGCTTAGCTTAGATACAAAGGAAAGAAACTGGTGAGTTCATGTAGGTGTTGAACAGCCACCAAATATTTCCAGTTTGTACTGCAGATTGTAGCCACAAGAATAACATGAACCTCTTTCGAAAATGATCGCATGTTGAAGTCCCTTGTATTTTTTAAGGGCATATTATTAAGGGGTGTGGCTCTGAGATGTATTTTATTGTGCACCGTGTCTGTGTCTGTGCCAGGCTGAACAGCAGCTATGAGGCCCTGAAGGGAGGCAGCACCCTGGAGGCCATGGAAGACTTCACCGGTGGAGTCGGAGAAATATACGAGACCAAGAAAGCTCCTGGAGACCTTTTCACCATCCTGAAGAAGGCACTGGATAGACGCTCCATGATGGGCTGCTCCATAGATGTAAGAATGAGGCAAAAGTTTCAGCAAAAGCAGTGAGCTTTCACCCTCCTGGTTTATCTAGTTTCTTCATGACTAGGGTACTAGTTTGGAAGACTGGAATAGAAACCTTACAATATTGTTGTAGGATTCTACAAAAAACCTTGAAGGGTTTCCCAAGAGGGACAGCCAAAAAACtgtagatctgatttttttttttaaaagagcaTAGAACTGGACAAAAGTGTCAAATTTAATTGGTATTTACAGTTTATTTGATATTATCCTGGTAAATTCACAGATCATAGTGTAATTGCAGCTGTACTACTAAACAATCTTGATTATACACTCTTATCTAAAGCGCTACATCAACAGTTCATTGGATAGTTCAGGGTTCTTGACTTCCAAAATAGGTACTACTTGAAACCCCAATAAGGAAACGCTTAATTTATGGTTCAGGCGATGAACAAGAAAGATGTCGGACTTTTATGCAGATCTGCAGCCTAAGAAATTTAAAAGTAAACAAGCTAAATGCCAgcatcagcaacaacaacaacaacaacaacaaatactgTATGCAAATAAGAATACATATACCTTGCTATCATGCTAACACATTAATTTTAAGTGCAATTCTCTCTCTCTAGATCACCAGCTCAGCTGAATCAGAAGCTCAGACATCCTCAGGCCTGGTCAAAGGTCATGCCTACTCCATCACCGGCCTGGAAGAGGTAATTCCACCagctctgtatatatatatatatcgctagCACTCTTTGTTTGCATAAAAGCTGTTAAACTGAAATTATTTGTGCTTTCACATGACATAAACTAGCCTCTGAATCTTTTTCTCAATCCCCCTCTGTGTGGTCGTTTTTCTGCAGGTGAACTACAGAGGCGGAAAAGTGCGACTGATCCGTATCAGAAACCCCTGGGGTCAGGTCGAATGGAACGGCCCTTGGAGCGATAAGTATGACCCTGCTAATCATGATTTCGACCAGTGCTGAAAAGATGCCTAAAGATACCAAGTCACTTTTTTGCTTTTAAATATAGAATTTGACAATTATTGATCAGTCAAGACATATTCGTTGTTTGATGGTTGCTAATTTTGTCTTGCATATAAGCTACAAGGCTAATGTAGCTACCCTGCTTCCTGTCAtctacaaacagtgaggtgtatCTAAATAGTGGAAGACTATGGAGGCGGCCATGTTGAACAACCACACTGAATTTATTGGCCAGTGAAGTTTAGTATGGTTCCACCTCTTATAGACCCCACCTCCCAATGTTGGAGGGTGGAACAATACTGGAAAAATTACAATATTTATAATGTAGTTCCATTTTAAACTGGAAAAAACAGGGACTATGGAGCTTAACAGTGTCATTTGAAGCAGTTGGTTTCTATCACGTTGTAGCTTCTTTGTTGATACCAAATGTGTCTTGGCTGATCTGTAGGAAGACTTGAACCTGGAGGTATAAGTATCCTAATTGCAAATCTAGGATTTGGTTTAACTTTACAGTTATATACTGTGAACAAAATGGAAATGAAATTGAAATCAACGTTATCAATGTGCTTCTGTTCCCTTGCAGTTCCAGAGAGTGGAGCATTATTGATAAAGCAGATAAGACCAGACTGCTTGAAAACGCCACAGATGATGGAGAGTTCTGGTATGAGCTTTGCTTGGATTCTTCATCACAAATGATTTGAATGTGCCCTGTGATAGCCCTGCTTTGTTCTGATCGAAGTTCATAACTGAAATATTCCACATGGAACTACATGATGTCCAATCGATGCCTGCCTTTATTAACTCTCACCATGGACCCAAACAACTTATTGAACTAATAAGGTATTTTTGTATACTTAAGGGTTTTCAGCTTCCTAAAAGGGATTGAGGTTTCTAGGGGAAGTGGCGGCTCAGTGGTTAAAGCTTTGTGCTGCCGATTTGAAGGTTGTGAGTTTAACCACACCACCGTACACCACAAAGCTGCCACAGCTGGGTCTTTGAGAAACCTCCTTACTTTGCAACTTCTTGGTTGTCTCAATTGTAACTCACTTTGGATAAAatctcaactcatctcattatctctagccgctttatcctgtcctacagggtcgcaggcaagctggagcctatcccagctgactacaggcgaaaggcggggtacaccctggacaagttgccaggtcatcacagggctgacacatagacacagacaaccattcacactcacattcacacctacggtcaatttagagtcaccagttaacctaacctgcatgtctttggactgtgggggaaaccggagcacccggaggaaacccacacggacacggggagaacatgcaaactccataaagaaaggccctcgccggccacggggctcgaacccggaccttcttgctgtgaggtgacagcgctaaccactacaccaccgtgccgccttggatAAAATCATCAAGCAAATATAAATGTAGCATAGAACCCTTTCAGATAAGGGTGCCTCAAAGGGACAACTGAATCCTTAAGGGTAGATATTCATAGACTTTTCAAACAAGGTTTGATCCCTTATTGTTTACCACAGAATTACCAATACACCATATGTTGTGTTTTAGGATGGAGTTTGAAGACTTCAAGGTGAACTATGACAGGGTGGAGTTGTGTAACCTGACTCCAGACTCCCTGACAGAGGACACCAAGAAGTGGGCGGTGAACATTCTGGAGGGCAGCTGGGTTCGAGGCTCCACCGCCGGAGGCTGCAGGAACTACATTGGTAAGTGCAAAGTTTAAGAAAAGAGCTTACTTTTGTGTTCTTCCAGAAATCATTGGGAGGTCAGATGGCAAATCAGCCAAGCCTAAAAACTGCACATTATGCAAAGGAAGCCAGTGTCTAATGTGAATAGTAACACAACAGATGTGTGTAATCATATCACTATTAGACATACAGTGGAATTACCTGTAAGAAGGACCTCTGAGGCAACTTCGATGGCCAAGTTTCCAAATCCAGGCATTAGGAACTCTCAGCCGGTGCAAAAGTTTGTCCCTGTAAACACTTCAGACTTTTCGATTTCCAATTGTTGATTGTTTCTCCACCCTTAGACTTGTAAAGGAAGATGTGATTAGATTCCATGGTTACAAAATAAAGTAAGAGTTTTAGTTAAAGCCATGTTGGTGAATGTCCACCAGACCTCCAGGCACTAAAGGAATCCAACCCTCTCCCTTCAATCCTGCTCTCCATCCTAACCTCCCCCTAGAGAAAGTCATAGTAATGTGGTCTCCTGAGCCAGAAAGTGTTGGTGAAGTGGCAGCCCCTTTTGTTTAACCCCTGATTAACTTCACATGTCTCTTTCCTCCTCAGACACCTTCTGGACAAATCCTCAGTTCAAGCTGAAGCTAGAGGACGCAGACAAAGATGATCAGTGCAGCGTCATCGTGGCCCTCATGCAGAAGAACCGACGCAGACTGCGTAAGGAGGGGCTCGACCTGGAGACCATCGGTTTTGCTATCTATCAGGTCAGGGAGTGTGAGAGTCATTCTTCTGCGCTCTGAATAAACAAGTGCAGAGTTTGGAAGTCTGAGTCTTTATCTCTGTTTTTCCTCCAGTGCCCTGAAAACGAGGACCATGCAGAAAAGGATTTCTTCCGCTTTAACAGTTCAAAAGCACGCAGCCGTACCTACATCAACACACGCGAGGTGTCAGAGCGTTTCGCCCTCCCACCAGGCAACTACCTGTTGGTGCCCACCACCTTCCAGCCCCACCATGAGGCAGACTTCCTGGTGCGCATCTTCTCTGAGACCAAAGCCGGAGCACTGTATGTACACTATCGCTCTGTGTAATTGATTCTAACAGGAAATACAATCAATCAGTATGCAAATAAAATATATCCGACAAAGTATGTAATATTTCTATAAAACGTGTAAGGTTCAGGCAGTCACGTGAAAATGTCACAAGTTAGGCCACATGGGCATTTGATTCATTATATTGCATGAAATATCAACACACACTTTGAAGGTTTTTGAGTTTTGTGGATAATGGATCTTTTTTCTTACACTAAATATGTAAGCAGATCTGTGCATTACACAAGGAACATGGGCTAAAATTTTGGTTTGAACTTAAAATACTGATCATATGCTGTGTGTGAACAGGGAGGTGGGCAACACTATCGGAGCTGACCTGCCTGATgtgagtgacttttttttttaacacgaaCGTTTCTTTGTCATTCTTTATTTTCCTTATTTACACTATAGACCTGATTTCCTTACAGAGGAGGTTTAGAGGGCTGAGCGGGATAGATTAAAGGTTAAACTAAAGAAAGATAGGCCTACTGCACAAATCAAGACTTGTTTTATGCTCCATATTTCACTGTACTCATAATAAGATCATATTTCAAGATGAAACACGTCTAGTGGCCAGCTCTTGGAACGTGGTGGTGGTTATACCTTCTTCTGAAGTGGTCATAGCAGCACTGAACGGCGAGAGGCAGGTGTTGGATTTGCTgtaaatagactggtaccaacatccagaattgtgacacccaaaggcatttttgagacaaagtcggcaaacagtcttattttgtcaatttgggtgtgccgaattcaaatctgcaatatgccgagctctatctgacctctgttgacctctagaggtcattgaactttgggcctgtaaacgtctcagctgaacccagtttctcagctttctaaggaatgaaatgtactaaaatgattaatgaagttagcaaatggccttgtttgttaaatgtttgggtgctgaattcatttttcatttgtaaaacgacatatgacctctgataacctcaaggtcattaaacttggcctatggagcacttgcatgtgacgtcacagccgatctagattgtgacagacgccatcttgtcggtcaaacgccatattccgccttctacttctggttctacttctgcttttacttctaccttttcttctggaaaaccctactatatacaattctactacaacggctgcggctacaagctctccctacctgtgcacgttttttatgttttttgtgtgtatttttgcgtgttgttcgtctgtatcagacttcaatatccactacaaccatatggacttactggacattggtttccagcagaaaatgatggtttgtagcgatttccatcgcatgcacaacattccggacgagaaaaaaaaaacccattccggacgagatagcgagaccagcggggtctccgtggattgttatcggaagcaaagcgaaggaggcagcgccgggagcggaagcaaaaccgaggctgcagagccggcctgttgactaagctcagaaaacagccactcaaacctccactgctaagcctctatctctccaacgccagatccatgtaaacaagacggacgatttggaattaccttattctattctataatcggctggtcagtgcatctagtatcagtactagtaatacttaagtgacttacccatccaatgaggattcttgtttacaagatgccacatctgagtcgctgacaaatcctgaatttctgtaaagataactgtgcagagatttataagcacgcagtgcttcaccactgaacagtgagggaaagttaatgaggtaattatacacgtccgggtattccgctggcagttcaaaatccggtcgtgaaaactccgtctggaaagccataagggtcactaatctgtagatcatttatttatatatatgaacagacaaaaaacaaatagaaaggaacaaatacaacattaaatgccgtatttgttcctttctatttgttttttgtctgttcatattctttttgggggagtaaagtcagtttaaaaatgccattaaatgcataggcctataggccaagtttaatgaccttgaggttatcagaggtcatatgtcgttttacaaatgaaaaatgaattcagcacccaaacatttaacaaacaaggccatttgctaacttcattagtcattttagtacatttcattccttagaaagctgagaaactgggttcagctgagactttTACagacccaaagttcaatgacctctagaggtcaacagaggtcagatagagctcggcatattgcagatttgaattcagcacacccaaattgacaaaataagactgtttgctgactttgtctcaaaaatgcctttaactccttaaataagcacttttttgaattttggtaccagtctaaaagTCCCACCTCACCCAGAAACTTACCAAACTCCTGGAGGGCACCAACGATCACCTGATAACGCTTCAGCTCCCACTTGGAGGCAAGAAGAATGCAATGTTGATTAGTGCTTATGCTCCCACAATAGATGAAACGCATCGCTGaggcccttaaagtgcatatcacgggtaaattcaggagcaagatcaatgtaattctcctattttatattaaactttggtcaaatatctgtaacattctgcattctctgcaatttttttaccttgcgcaataccagaaaaattcagttgaaatcgagccatttgaggcgaattggtccgcctctgaaaaaacttggcgtttggatttcccggcaaacactgattttcgtgacgtcacgtgcgggacgcctccctctgaatcctccgtcagcgctggtttgtttatgagaaaacaacctggtggttttctgcaaatttcttcaacgttattgcgtaattattaaaatggttaacagatgtattgtaggagggtgtagcaacaccaatcatgatgggattagtgctcatcattttccaaaagaccggacaatgagagagaaatgggagcgcttcgtgcgaggcacccggaaaaattggctacatgctacagactacagcatcatatgcggggctcacttcacaaggcccgacaactttgagaactatttgcactatccaaaggtgaagtaacattgcgctcaggtgacaattccatatttcaatgcaaaatcgctagctgctaaacttggtctacacaggctgtgcactgaaaccgtgcaagctcgcgcagcctgctggcgcttccgcaggtaacatcacgaatctggctccagactcccttgggatttttccagacgcgttttgttattttatttttttctgctgtagacagatggccttgtgcaaaattacccttctggaggagtgtgtaaagggacatactttcatataaaaaaaaacgaatttggtccaggatatgcacgttAAGGCTCAAAATATCCCCACCCCCACTACAGCACTAACCACTTGTGCCCGACATgtgggcgtaccttcaaagcccggatTAGCCTAATCAGTCACCTCCAGATCTACAACCACCactcaccaaattgaagtcatggtcatctttgaccctgaaggacgaacatcatcatcatatttgggcggtacggtggtgcagtgggtagcattgttttctcacagcaagaaggttctaggttcgagcccaatggccaacaggggcctttctgtgtggaggttgtatgttctccccatgtctgcgtgggtttcctacgggtgctctggtttcccctacagttcaaagacatgcagttagattaacatggggtggtcttgggctgaagtgcccttgagcaaggcacctaacccccaactgctcccagggcactgttagcatagctgcccattgctctgggtatgtgtgtgtgctcgttgctcgtgtgtgtgttcactgcttcagatgggttaaatgcagagaggaatttcactgtgcttaagtataCCGTACGTGTGATACATAaagttcctcctcttcttcttcttctgtatttCAAGTTGTACATATTTACCATTAGTCACATTATATGTTGTGAATTTAAAGAAAAATTGCATTTTTGATTCTTAGCCGCCAGTTCCAACCCGGCCTGAGGAGGAAACTGATGAGGAAAAAGGTCTGAGGAAGCTGTTTGAACACATTGCTGGCTCGGTAGGACAGCAAACTTGTGTGAAAGATGCACCTTCTTTCACTTTAGGTCTAAAATGTTCAGCATGTTAAGCTTAATGTGAAATCTTCTCAGACACCCTGGGACTCATTTAAAGATCTTTTAGTAAAGTTGTGTGCAAATTGTTCCTTATAGGCCAAACCTAAGTAAAAATTCCTGCCAGATTTACAGACATTTCAgtaatactgatttttttttttggtctactTTGcatttatacagtggggcaaaaaagtatttagtcagtcaccaattgtgcaagatctcccacttaaaaagatgagagaggcctgtaattttcatcataggtacacttcaacaatgagagacaaaatgagaaaaaaaatccagaatatcacattgtctgatttttaaagaatttatttgcaaattatggtggaaaataagtatttggtcaataacaaaagttcatctcaatactttgttatataccctttgttggcaatgacagaggtcaaacgttttctgtaagtcttcacaaggttttcacacactgttgctggtattttggcccattcctccatgcagatctcctctagagcagtgatgttttggggctgtcgctgggcaacacggactttcaactccctccaaagattttctatggggttgagatctggagactggctaggccactccaggaccttgaaatgcttcttacaaagccactccttctttgcccgggcggtgtgtttgggatcattgtcatgctgaaagacccagccatgtttcatcttcaatgcccttgctgatggaaggaggttttcactcaaaatctcacgatacatggccccattcattctttcctttacacggatcagtcgtcctggtccctttgcagaaaaacagccccaaagcatgatgtttccacccccatgcttcacagtaggtatggtgttctttggatgcaactcagcattctttctcctccaaacacgacaagttgagtttttaccaaaaaggtttattttggtttcatctgaccatatgacattctcccaatcctcttctggatcatccaaatgctctctagcaaacttcagacgagcctggacatgtactggcttaagcagggggacacgtctggcactgcaggatttgagtccctggcggtgtagtgcgttactgatggtagcctttgttactttggtcccagctctctgcaggtcattcactaggtccccctgtgtggttctgggatttttgctcaccgttcttatgatcattttgaccccacggggtgagatcttgcatggagccccagatcgagggagattatcagtggtcttgtatgtcttccattttctaataattgctcccacagttgatttcttcacaccaagctgcttacctattgcagattcagtcttccaagcctggtgcagggctacaattttgtttctggtgtcctttgacagctctttggtcttggttggccatagtggaggttggagtgtgactgtttgaggttgtggacaggtgtcttttatactgataacgagtttaaacaggtgccattaatacaggtaacgagtggaggacagaggagcctcttaaagaagaagttaca
The DNA window shown above is from Neoarius graeffei isolate fNeoGra1 chromosome 18, fNeoGra1.pri, whole genome shotgun sequence and carries:
- the capn9 gene encoding calpain-9 produces the protein MPYAPTLFSTSDKKIQAVDTQADGRTYEQLRQECLQRNKLFEDPDFPAKDSSLFYSQSVPVSFEWKRPGEICQNPKFIVGGATRTDICQGQLGDCWLLAAIASLTLHEELLARVILPEQSFDHSYAGIFHFQFWQHNQWLDVIVDDRLPCVRNKPVFLHSAENNEFWSALLEKAYAKLNSSYEALKGGSTLEAMEDFTGGVGEIYETKKAPGDLFTILKKALDRRSMMGCSIDITSSAESEAQTSSGLVKGHAYSITGLEEVNYRGGKVRLIRIRNPWGQVEWNGPWSDNSREWSIIDKADKTRLLENATDDGEFWMEFEDFKVNYDRVELCNLTPDSLTEDTKKWAVNILEGSWVRGSTAGGCRNYIDTFWTNPQFKLKLEDADKDDQCSVIVALMQKNRRRLRKEGLDLETIGFAIYQCPENEDHAEKDFFRFNSSKARSRTYINTREVSERFALPPGNYLLVPTTFQPHHEADFLVRIFSETKAGALEVGNTIGADLPDPPVPTRPEEETDEEKGLRKLFEHIAGSDQAISAQELQDVLNGVLSRRKEIKFDGVSLSTCHSIINLMDVDGSGMIEFQEFKVFWEKLKKWMMLFLSFDTDRSGRMSSYELRSALKAVGIQLNNQLLQLIALRFADDNFEIDFDDYLTCIVRLENMFRVFQAMDRHNRGQVSMNFQQFLMLSMNV